A stretch of the Azorhizobium caulinodans ORS 571 genome encodes the following:
- a CDS encoding sugar ABC transporter ATP-binding protein: MEKMPRLEAAPSAETPGTPLLELRGISKVFPGVKALDDVSFAVWPGEVHMLLGENGAGKSSLMKVLCGAYQADAGEYFHKGEQVDIRSPADARRFGISVIFQEFSLVPYLDVAQNIFLGREFPSKIPGLLDRRRLYREAQAVLDLIGLDVDPRTKVHSLGVAQQQMVEIGKALSQDARILVMDEPTAALSDRETERLFEVMRQLQAKGVAIIYISHRMAEVFALGDRITVLRDGKMVGRALPGETSPDELVRMMVGRNVDMSYPRRFATELGETVLEVKNVSSVNGIRDINLKVRAGEIVGLCGLVGSGRTEVARAIFGADAVTAGEIRLFGKPQTGGPDAAARAGVGLIPESRKTEGLALIRSVSDNLAIAGLPKLFPNMVFSPAKARRSAQELIQRLRIATPSPRQNVAVLSGGNQQKVVIGKWLAAGTRLFIFDEPTRGIDVGAKSEIFALIDQLVAEGAAVLMISSEQAEIVHVCDRAYVMRGKRIVGELARADLSEENIVRMGMHDE; the protein is encoded by the coding sequence ATGGAAAAGATGCCCCGCCTCGAAGCCGCCCCGTCCGCCGAGACCCCCGGCACGCCACTTCTGGAACTGCGCGGCATCTCGAAGGTGTTTCCCGGCGTGAAAGCGCTGGATGACGTGTCCTTCGCCGTCTGGCCCGGCGAAGTGCACATGCTGCTCGGCGAGAACGGCGCTGGCAAATCCTCGCTGATGAAGGTGCTCTGCGGCGCCTATCAGGCGGATGCGGGCGAGTATTTCCACAAGGGAGAGCAGGTCGATATCCGCTCGCCCGCCGATGCCCGGCGCTTCGGGATTTCGGTCATCTTTCAGGAGTTCTCGCTCGTTCCCTATCTGGACGTCGCGCAGAACATCTTCCTTGGCCGGGAATTTCCCTCGAAGATTCCAGGTCTTCTGGATCGCCGCCGTCTCTATCGCGAGGCGCAGGCGGTGCTCGACCTCATCGGCCTCGACGTGGACCCACGCACCAAGGTGCACAGCCTCGGCGTCGCCCAGCAGCAGATGGTGGAGATCGGCAAGGCGCTCTCGCAGGATGCCCGCATCCTGGTGATGGACGAGCCGACCGCCGCTTTGTCGGACCGCGAGACGGAACGTCTGTTCGAGGTGATGCGTCAGCTTCAGGCCAAGGGCGTCGCCATCATCTACATCTCCCACCGCATGGCCGAGGTGTTTGCCCTCGGCGACCGCATCACCGTTCTGCGCGACGGCAAGATGGTGGGCCGGGCGCTTCCGGGCGAGACCTCTCCGGATGAACTGGTGCGGATGATGGTCGGCCGCAACGTCGACATGTCCTATCCGCGCCGCTTCGCCACCGAGCTCGGCGAGACCGTGCTGGAGGTGAAGAATGTCAGTTCGGTCAACGGCATCCGGGACATAAACCTGAAGGTCCGCGCCGGGGAGATCGTGGGCCTGTGCGGTCTGGTCGGCTCCGGCCGCACCGAGGTGGCGCGGGCCATCTTCGGCGCCGATGCGGTGACCGCCGGCGAGATCCGCCTGTTCGGCAAGCCGCAGACCGGCGGGCCGGACGCGGCCGCGCGGGCCGGCGTCGGCCTCATCCCCGAGAGCCGCAAGACCGAAGGCCTGGCGCTCATCCGCTCGGTCAGCGACAACCTCGCCATCGCGGGCTTGCCGAAGCTGTTCCCGAACATGGTCTTCTCGCCCGCCAAGGCGCGCCGCTCGGCGCAGGAACTGATCCAGCGCCTGCGCATCGCAACGCCTTCGCCACGCCAGAACGTGGCCGTGCTCTCGGGCGGCAACCAGCAGAAGGTGGTGATCGGCAAGTGGCTGGCCGCCGGCACGCGGCTCTTCATCTTCGACGAGCCGACCCGCGGCATCGACGTGGGTGCGAAGTCGGAAATCTTCGCCCTCATCGATCAATTGGTGGCCGAGGGCGCGGCGGTGTTGATGATCTCGTCCGAACAGGCCGAGATCGTCCATGTCTGCGACCGCGCCTATGTGATGCGCGGCAAGCGCATCGTCGGCGAACTCGCCCGCGCCGACCTTTCCGAAGAGAACATCGTCCGAATGGGGATGCACGATGAGTGA
- a CDS encoding ABC transporter permease — protein sequence MSDLALAPTRARRLPAVPGVAVALVGLAVLFAIASPGFLSPGNLSNILVQSVILLLLALPMTLIIMTEGLDLSMGAVLTLASLVLALIVVATQSLVLGLLGAIAVGLVFGLANGWLVAVLGIPPFVATLGTLGAAQGLALIVSDGQSVVGIPRFVRQVYSGEMAGIPTPILIGAGFYALFHVLLYHTRFGTYVCALGGNRDALTLAGVRWRPLLIAVYMLGGATAGVAALLMTARMNAGHPTAAIGMEFDAIAAVALGGTSFEKGNGWIFGTLLGVLTVGVLRNGLNLMAVPSSVQVACIGALVIFALFLDGMRSQKS from the coding sequence ATGAGTGACCTTGCCCTCGCCCCCACCCGTGCGCGCCGGTTGCCGGCGGTGCCCGGGGTTGCCGTCGCCCTCGTCGGCCTCGCGGTCCTGTTCGCCATCGCGAGCCCCGGCTTCCTGTCGCCGGGCAATCTGTCGAACATCCTCGTCCAGTCGGTGATCCTGCTGCTCCTCGCTCTGCCGATGACGCTGATCATCATGACCGAGGGGCTCGACCTCTCCATGGGCGCAGTGCTCACGCTCGCCTCGCTGGTGCTGGCGCTCATCGTCGTGGCGACCCAGTCGCTGGTCCTCGGGTTGCTCGGGGCCATCGCGGTCGGCCTCGTCTTCGGCCTTGCCAATGGCTGGCTGGTGGCGGTCCTTGGCATCCCGCCCTTCGTCGCCACCCTCGGCACGCTCGGGGCTGCCCAGGGGCTGGCGCTCATCGTGTCCGATGGCCAGAGCGTGGTCGGCATCCCGCGCTTCGTGCGGCAGGTCTATTCCGGCGAGATGGCGGGCATTCCGACGCCGATCCTCATCGGCGCGGGCTTCTATGCCCTCTTCCATGTGCTGCTCTATCACACGCGCTTCGGCACCTATGTCTGCGCGCTGGGCGGCAACCGGGATGCGCTGACGCTCGCCGGCGTGCGCTGGCGGCCTCTCCTCATCGCCGTCTACATGCTGGGCGGCGCCACCGCCGGCGTCGCGGCCCTGCTGATGACGGCCCGCATGAATGCCGGCCATCCCACCGCCGCCATCGGCATGGAGTTCGACGCCATCGCCGCCGTGGCGCTGGGCGGGACCTCTTTCGAGAAGGGCAACGGCTGGATCTTCGGCACCCTGCTCGGCGTGCTCACCGTCGGTGTGCTGCGCAACGGCCTGAACCTCATGGCCGTGCCGTCTTCGGTGCAGGTGGCCTGCATCGGCGCCCTCGTCATCTTCGCCCTCTTCCTCGACGGCATGCGGAGCCAGAAGTCATGA
- a CDS encoding ABC transporter permease — MSLASDVPAGSPRLHLSKDVQQIVYRLLAAGLICLALGIATDAFFTTNNILNVLRQASLLFFLASGLTLVILTGGLDLSIGANIGLSACLAATVIKATGSPVLGTLTGLATGCAIGICNGLMVAKLRIPSFIATYGMLWVLHGITYYYMAGETIHGFPPGFRQIGSGHFLGIPIPVYLMVVFLVAGTIFAQRTVWGQQIYAIGANPVAARLTGIPIHRRLILVYGFSGAMAGVASIVFLARLNSAEGDIGEAMTLPAIAAVLIGGASLFGGIGSVFGTFIGALILTLVLNGMNLLAINASWQPLVTGAILVFAVWLDMYGRKKA, encoded by the coding sequence ATGAGCCTCGCCAGCGACGTTCCGGCGGGCTCGCCCCGCCTCCATCTGTCCAAGGATGTCCAGCAGATCGTCTATCGGCTGCTCGCCGCCGGCCTGATCTGCCTGGCGCTGGGCATCGCCACCGATGCCTTCTTCACCACCAACAACATCCTCAACGTGCTGCGTCAGGCGAGCCTGCTGTTCTTCCTCGCCTCCGGCCTCACGCTGGTGATCCTGACGGGCGGGCTCGATCTCTCCATCGGCGCCAATATCGGCCTCTCGGCGTGCCTCGCCGCCACCGTCATCAAGGCCACGGGCTCGCCGGTGCTGGGCACGCTGACGGGGCTCGCCACCGGCTGCGCCATCGGCATCTGCAACGGCCTCATGGTGGCGAAGCTGCGCATCCCCTCCTTCATCGCCACCTACGGCATGCTGTGGGTGCTGCACGGCATCACCTATTACTACATGGCCGGCGAGACCATTCATGGCTTCCCGCCCGGCTTCCGGCAGATCGGCTCGGGGCATTTCCTCGGCATTCCGATCCCGGTCTATCTGATGGTCGTCTTCCTCGTCGCCGGAACGATCTTCGCCCAGAGGACCGTGTGGGGGCAGCAGATCTATGCCATCGGCGCCAATCCGGTGGCGGCGCGGCTGACGGGCATTCCCATCCACCGCCGGCTGATCCTCGTCTATGGCTTTTCCGGCGCCATGGCGGGCGTCGCCTCCATCGTCTTCCTCGCCCGTCTCAATTCGGCAGAGGGGGACATCGGCGAGGCCATGACGCTGCCGGCCATCGCGGCGGTGCTCATCGGCGGTGCCTCGCTGTTCGGCGGCATCGGCAGCGTGTTCGGCACCTTCATCGGCGCCCTCATCCTCACGCTCGTCCTCAACGGCATGAACCTGCTCGCCATCAACGCCAGCTGGCAGCCGCTCGTGACCGGCGCGATCCTCGTCTTCGCCGTCTGGCTCGACATGTACGGCCGCAAGAAGGCCTGA
- a CDS encoding sugar ABC transporter substrate-binding protein: MSKLKLFGVVLPAALLATSAFAADETIAVFTKNQTNPYFQTVRVGAEAAAKAMGAKVVHYIPTKPDSIPEQLSQIEDVIVKKPSAIVFVPVDYKAMVPGVEQINDAKIPVVNVTDRSAGGKFLAFVGADDYSLGLETGRYLLKEMGGKGNVVILEGVKGSLTNVDRVRGFNDALKEFKDVKLLASQPANYQRLQGLQVMENLMQSHPQIDGVLAANDAMAIGAIEALDGANRKAKVVGINGTKEAVDAIKSGKLLASGDYNGFLQGCIGTMVAIRALRKETIVNEVVLKPTVVNASNYKPYDVPLESRSCPSWSDAAALSVKTN; the protein is encoded by the coding sequence ATGTCGAAGCTCAAGCTGTTCGGAGTGGTGCTGCCCGCCGCCTTGCTGGCCACCAGCGCCTTTGCGGCGGATGAGACCATCGCCGTCTTCACCAAGAACCAGACCAATCCCTATTTCCAGACCGTGCGCGTGGGCGCCGAAGCCGCAGCCAAGGCCATGGGCGCCAAGGTGGTGCACTACATTCCCACCAAGCCCGACTCCATCCCCGAGCAGCTCAGCCAGATCGAGGATGTGATCGTGAAGAAGCCGAGCGCCATCGTCTTCGTGCCGGTGGACTACAAGGCCATGGTGCCCGGCGTCGAGCAGATCAACGATGCCAAGATTCCCGTCGTCAATGTCACGGACCGCAGCGCCGGCGGCAAGTTCCTCGCCTTCGTCGGCGCGGACGACTACAGCCTCGGCCTCGAGACCGGCCGTTATCTGCTCAAGGAGATGGGCGGCAAGGGCAACGTGGTGATCCTGGAAGGCGTGAAGGGTTCCCTCACCAATGTGGACCGGGTGCGCGGCTTCAATGATGCGCTCAAGGAATTCAAGGACGTGAAGCTGCTCGCCAGCCAGCCGGCCAATTACCAGCGCCTGCAGGGGTTGCAGGTGATGGAAAACCTCATGCAGTCGCACCCGCAGATCGACGGCGTGCTGGCGGCCAACGACGCCATGGCCATCGGCGCCATCGAGGCACTGGACGGGGCCAACCGCAAGGCCAAGGTGGTCGGCATCAACGGCACCAAGGAGGCGGTGGATGCCATCAAGTCCGGCAAGCTGCTGGCGTCCGGTGATTACAACGGCTTCCTCCAGGGCTGCATCGGCACCATGGTCGCCATCCGCGCCCTGCGCAAGGAGACCATCGTCAATGAGGTGGTGCTGAAGCCCACCGTCGTGAATGCCTCGAACTACAAGCCCTATGACGTGCCGCTGGAGAGCCGTTCCTGCCCGAGCTGGTCGGATGCTGCGGCCCTGTCGGTGAAGACCAACTGA
- a CDS encoding YciI family protein, giving the protein MLFAIHAVDRDGALSERLAHYDAHKAFLSDTSAFGVRIVMSGPLVSDDGQTMIGSLFLIEAEDRAAVERFHAADPFKKAGIWARVTITGFIRRQG; this is encoded by the coding sequence ATGCTGTTTGCCATTCATGCCGTTGACCGCGATGGCGCGCTTTCCGAGCGTCTTGCCCATTACGACGCCCACAAGGCCTTTCTCTCCGACACGTCGGCCTTCGGCGTGCGGATCGTGATGTCCGGGCCGCTGGTGAGCGATGACGGCCAGACGATGATCGGAAGCCTCTTCCTCATCGAGGCGGAAGACCGGGCCGCGGTAGAGCGCTTCCACGCCGCCGACCCGTTCAAGAAGGCGGGCATCTGGGCTCGCGTCACCATCACCGGCTTCATCCGCCGTCAGGGCTGA
- a CDS encoding PAS domain-containing protein, producing MAKLMRQHDWSATPLGCPSTWPDGLTIPLRMLLTSRFEMWLGWGEDLRFFYNDAYIPTLGIKHPSMLGRPFREVWAEVYDDVADQVAKVRAGEATWNDSLMLILERSGYPEETYHSFSYSPLYGAERAVEGLLCIVTEVTRPVISDRRLSTLRQLGTALVGVTSRDEVSLAVCAVLGANRRDFPFALLFLGDGSTRQAVACSADAAHLLNGPWPDDPPANGISFALPPDVDYPAGDWPARPREALSVPIPGAAGRPAAGFLILGLNPFRQRGENVADLANLLAGQISGALANVATLATERRRADRIWTNSRDLLVTVDAAGVFQSVSPSWTRILKHPIEAVVGRSFSDFIHPDDLEPAHQALRKAMSGSYLTGLENRFQTADGEVRHISWNTAMEDGLVYGYGRDVTEEKAKAAALANAEEALRHAQKMEAVGQLTGGIAHDFNNLLTGIIGSLDLVRRRIKPDWPSDVDRFLTVATSSAERAASLTQRLLAFARRQSLDPQPVQAHQLVVGMLDLIKKSIGELIVLRIETEEDLWNARCDPNQLESSVLNLAINSRDAMPDGGTLTIRTENVRVEPADLGRVALPAPGDYVLLQVEDTGHGMPAHVISKAFEPFFTTKPLGKGTGLGLSMIYGFAQQSGGTVLIESVEQQGTVVSLYIPRSREDARPIVPAGGDADRAEAIKHAATILIVEDEPAVRLLVTESLGALGYETLVASTGPDGLRILQSDQPIDLLLTDVGLPGLNGRQLADAARVTRPNLKVLFVTGYVHDSGLYEDGLEPGMAVVTKPFDIDKLAKRVAELIGQ from the coding sequence ATGGCCAAGCTCATGCGCCAGCATGACTGGTCCGCGACGCCGCTCGGCTGCCCGAGCACGTGGCCGGACGGGCTGACCATCCCTCTGCGCATGCTGCTCACCTCGCGCTTCGAGATGTGGCTCGGCTGGGGCGAGGATCTGCGTTTCTTCTACAACGATGCCTACATCCCGACGCTCGGCATCAAGCACCCCAGCATGCTGGGGCGGCCGTTCCGCGAGGTGTGGGCCGAGGTCTATGACGACGTGGCCGATCAGGTGGCCAAGGTCCGCGCCGGTGAGGCCACCTGGAACGACAGCCTGATGCTCATCCTGGAGCGCAGCGGCTATCCAGAGGAGACCTACCACAGCTTCTCCTACAGCCCGCTCTATGGAGCAGAACGGGCGGTAGAGGGCCTGCTATGCATCGTGACCGAGGTCACGCGGCCAGTCATCAGCGACCGCCGGCTCAGCACGTTGCGGCAGCTCGGTACGGCATTGGTAGGTGTGACCTCGCGGGACGAAGTGAGCCTTGCGGTCTGTGCCGTGCTCGGCGCCAACCGGCGGGACTTTCCCTTCGCCCTTCTGTTCCTCGGCGACGGGAGCACACGGCAGGCCGTCGCCTGCTCTGCGGATGCGGCCCATCTGCTGAACGGGCCATGGCCGGATGATCCGCCAGCGAACGGCATCAGCTTCGCCCTGCCGCCAGACGTGGATTATCCCGCCGGCGACTGGCCCGCGCGGCCGCGCGAGGCCCTGTCCGTGCCCATTCCCGGCGCCGCCGGCCGGCCCGCCGCCGGCTTTCTCATCCTCGGCCTCAATCCCTTTCGCCAGCGCGGCGAAAATGTCGCCGATCTCGCCAATCTCCTCGCCGGCCAGATCAGCGGCGCCCTCGCCAATGTGGCGACGCTGGCCACCGAGCGCCGCCGGGCCGATCGCATCTGGACCAACTCCCGCGATCTTCTGGTGACGGTGGACGCAGCGGGCGTCTTCCAGTCCGTCAGCCCGTCCTGGACCCGCATCCTCAAGCACCCCATCGAAGCCGTGGTCGGCCGGAGCTTTTCCGATTTCATCCACCCCGACGATCTGGAGCCGGCGCATCAGGCGCTCCGCAAGGCCATGTCGGGCTCCTATCTGACGGGCCTCGAGAACCGCTTCCAGACGGCGGACGGCGAGGTGCGCCACATCTCGTGGAACACTGCCATGGAGGATGGCCTCGTCTATGGCTATGGGCGTGACGTCACCGAGGAGAAGGCCAAGGCCGCCGCACTCGCCAATGCGGAGGAAGCGTTGCGCCATGCCCAGAAGATGGAGGCAGTAGGACAGCTCACCGGCGGCATCGCGCATGATTTCAACAATCTGCTGACTGGCATCATCGGCTCGCTGGATCTGGTGCGCCGGAGGATCAAGCCCGACTGGCCGTCGGATGTGGACCGCTTCCTGACCGTCGCCACGAGTTCGGCGGAGCGTGCGGCCTCGCTCACACAGCGCCTGCTCGCCTTCGCCCGCCGGCAGTCGCTCGATCCGCAGCCGGTACAGGCGCACCAGCTGGTGGTGGGCATGCTGGACCTCATCAAGAAGTCCATCGGCGAACTGATCGTGCTGCGCATCGAGACCGAGGAGGATCTCTGGAACGCCCGCTGCGATCCCAACCAGTTGGAGAGTTCGGTCCTCAATCTCGCGATCAACTCGCGGGATGCCATGCCGGACGGCGGAACGCTCACCATCCGGACGGAAAATGTCCGGGTCGAGCCCGCCGATCTCGGGCGCGTGGCGCTCCCGGCGCCGGGGGACTATGTGCTGCTCCAGGTCGAGGACACGGGGCACGGCATGCCGGCCCATGTCATCTCGAAGGCCTTCGAGCCCTTCTTCACCACCAAGCCGCTCGGCAAGGGCACGGGCCTCGGCCTCTCCATGATCTACGGCTTTGCCCAGCAGTCCGGCGGTACCGTCCTTATCGAGAGCGTGGAGCAGCAAGGCACGGTGGTCTCGCTGTATATCCCCCGCTCGCGGGAAGATGCCCGGCCCATCGTGCCCGCCGGGGGCGATGCCGATCGCGCGGAAGCGATCAAGCACGCGGCGACCATCCTGATCGTCGAGGACGAGCCTGCGGTCCGGCTGCTGGTCACGGAATCACTTGGCGCGCTCGGCTATGAGACGCTGGTGGCCTCTACCGGGCCCGATGGCCTCAGGATCCTCCAGTCCGACCAGCCCATCGACCTGCTGCTGACGGACGTGGGATTGCCCGGCCTCAACGGACGCCAGCTTGCGGACGCCGCCCGCGTCACCCGCCCCAATCTGAAAGTCCTGTTCGTGACCGGATATGTGCACGATTCCGGCCTGTACGAGGATGGTCTGGAACCGGGCATGGCGGTCGTCACCAAGCCGTTCGACATCGATAAGCTTGCCAAACGGGTCGCGGAGCTCATCGGGCAATGA
- a CDS encoding VOC family protein, translated as MTSPKNMICLWYERDAEAAARFYAQTFPDSAVKAVYRAPTDYPAGKAGDVITVEFTVAGLPCLGLNGGPVFRHNEAFSFQIATDDQAETDRYWDAIVGNGGQEGACGWCKDRWGISWQITPRVLTQAVAAGGEEAKRAFTAMMQMKKIDIAAIVAACKG; from the coding sequence ATGACAAGCCCCAAGAACATGATCTGCCTGTGGTATGAGCGCGACGCCGAGGCGGCGGCCCGTTTCTACGCGCAGACCTTTCCCGACAGCGCGGTGAAGGCCGTTTACCGCGCACCAACGGACTATCCGGCGGGCAAGGCGGGTGATGTGATAACCGTCGAGTTCACGGTGGCCGGTCTTCCCTGCCTCGGCCTCAATGGCGGCCCGGTCTTCCGGCACAACGAGGCCTTCTCCTTCCAGATCGCCACCGATGATCAGGCGGAAACCGACCGCTACTGGGATGCCATCGTCGGCAATGGCGGACAGGAAGGCGCCTGCGGCTGGTGCAAGGACCGCTGGGGCATTTCCTGGCAGATCACGCCTCGCGTGCTCACCCAGGCCGTCGCGGCGGGCGGCGAGGAGGCCAAACGCGCCTTCACTGCCATGATGCAGATGAAGAAGATCGACATCGCCGCCATCGTGGCCGCCTGCAAGGGCTGA
- a CDS encoding cyclic nucleotide-binding domain-containing protein, which yields MRVEDAAAVRGLALFRSLEDAAFADLLETAYLQRFPPGIVLISENERADFLHVVMEGTVEMFATSAGRETTIELIRPVGLFILAAVLNDQVYLQSARTLTKAQVLLIPAEKVRMAMERQPAFMRAIVMELASDYRRTIRDLKGLKLRSSAERLANWLLRADTEQGGSGRIELPCEKRTLAARLGMTPENLSRAFAALSAYGVETKGGTVLLTTPPALARFASPDPLIDQPDPGLAPEASAVPPGSGPPRG from the coding sequence ATGCGAGTCGAGGATGCCGCGGCGGTGCGGGGGCTGGCTCTGTTTCGCAGCCTTGAGGACGCCGCCTTCGCCGATCTGCTTGAGACCGCCTATCTCCAGCGTTTCCCGCCGGGCATCGTCCTCATCAGCGAGAATGAACGGGCCGACTTCCTGCATGTGGTCATGGAAGGCACCGTCGAGATGTTCGCCACCAGCGCCGGCCGGGAAACCACCATCGAGCTGATCCGGCCGGTCGGCCTCTTCATTCTCGCCGCCGTGCTCAACGACCAGGTGTATCTGCAATCGGCGCGTACGCTCACCAAGGCACAGGTGCTGCTCATCCCGGCGGAAAAGGTGCGCATGGCCATGGAACGGCAGCCCGCTTTCATGCGCGCCATCGTGATGGAGCTCGCCAGCGATTACCGCCGCACCATCCGCGACCTCAAGGGCCTGAAACTGCGCTCGTCCGCCGAGCGCCTCGCCAACTGGCTGCTGCGTGCCGATACCGAACAGGGCGGCAGCGGGCGCATCGAACTGCCCTGCGAGAAGCGCACGCTCGCGGCCCGGCTCGGCATGACACCGGAGAACCTCTCGCGGGCCTTCGCCGCGCTGAGCGCTTATGGCGTGGAGACCAAGGGCGGAACAGTGCTGCTTACCACTCCTCCCGCCCTCGCCCGCTTCGCCTCTCCCGATCCGCTGATCGACCAGCCCGACCCCGGCCTTGCACCAGAGGCGTCAGCCGTTCCGCCCGGAAGCGGCCCACCGCGCGGCTGA